A stretch of the Aphis gossypii isolate Hap1 chromosome 2, ASM2018417v2, whole genome shotgun sequence genome encodes the following:
- the LOC126549835 gene encoding uncharacterized protein LOC126549835, which translates to MLRAYCHHKHSSWVKWLETVEYWLNNTTHHSTGFTPNQILTGKTLQLPLNKFVNLPEMNDEVETAVMIQLAQKKLKKSAINRNTTKDQGRRFPTYVVGQQVLVKEHRLSSAIDGAIHKFFLLYRGPYTIVQVLRNNTVVIEDEKSKPVTQNMKNIKLYVPPDPGKQEEQKAKQN; encoded by the coding sequence ATGCTACGAGCATATTGTCATCACAAACATTCTAGCTGGGTCAAGTGGTTAGAAACTGTGGAATACTGGTTGAATAATACCACGCATCATTCCACCGGTTTCACACCAAACCAAATATTGACTGGTAAAACATTACAActaccattaaataaatttgtgaatTTACCAGAAATGAATGATGAAGTCGAAACAGCAGTTATGATACAGTTGGCACAGAAGAAACTAAAGAAAAGTGCAATAAACCGCAATACCACTAAAGACCAGGGTAGGAGGTTTCCAACATATGTGGTAGGTCAACAAGTCTTGGTAAAAGAACATCGTCTATCATCAGCGATCGACGGAGCAAttcataagtttttcttattataccGAGGACCTTATACGATAGTCCAAGTGTTAAGGAACAATACGGTGGTCATTGAAGATGAGAAGAGCAAACCTGTCACTCAGAACATGAAGAACATAAAACTTTATGTCCCTCCAGACCCAGGGAAACAGGAGGAACAAAAAGCAAAACAAAACTAA